The Methanoculleus marisnigri JR1 genome window below encodes:
- a CDS encoding CorA family divalent cation transporter produces the protein MQQAAGKTRQERKADLRGLVYRILSDGLMIFLGLVMAPIVIIPLLLPTLSPPVVEFLNMADTTIIAIFVLEYVLKLALAEDPVSHFLDRWHLLDLVIITLPVLEVVPVAGSTLARSSPALRLLRVVRVAAAGGRSVERRIEPETAVAVPAEPAFSTMRIRGRVGDSRDGERGFTPAEVKRYLDDPRVEAWFDLSGVSRPDFPVLSGLLDLPGVFFESRLMRPSHPGITFADKTRLIFVQAPERTLRVQNGVRVPVVTNVGLIIVNRGKTIVTVSKAEDRFFGPIRAGLDGSALAGVPLDTRVLYGSLDGINENYARILAELEAELMRLEGTPNNEMSKDFLDTVFQLKRVSSVLASSLFHQREVTTVIARDLPSTKSRAGEKSIFDALANETDYLHESAGNIREGLLSLIDVHINTVSYEMNRAMRVIAVLSALVLIPTLIGQVLGTNILGTPFSLSIWQVTAWTIISMLVVGWVFYKLGWLR, from the coding sequence ATGCAACAGGCTGCAGGAAAGACCCGACAGGAGAGGAAGGCAGATCTCAGGGGTCTCGTCTACCGCATCCTTTCCGACGGCCTGATGATCTTCCTCGGCCTGGTAATGGCCCCCATCGTCATCATACCTCTCCTGCTCCCGACCCTCTCCCCACCGGTCGTCGAATTCCTCAATATGGCCGATACCACGATCATCGCCATCTTCGTCCTCGAATACGTCCTCAAACTGGCCCTTGCGGAGGACCCGGTGAGTCATTTCCTGGACCGCTGGCATCTCCTCGATCTTGTCATCATCACGCTCCCGGTCCTCGAGGTGGTGCCGGTTGCCGGTTCGACCCTCGCGAGGTCTTCGCCGGCGCTCCGGCTCCTCCGGGTGGTCCGGGTGGCGGCGGCCGGCGGAAGATCGGTTGAGCGGCGGATCGAGCCGGAGACTGCCGTCGCGGTGCCTGCGGAACCGGCGTTCTCGACGATGCGGATCCGGGGGAGAGTGGGGGATTCCAGAGACGGCGAGAGGGGGTTCACCCCCGCCGAGGTGAAGAGGTATCTTGACGACCCCCGGGTCGAGGCCTGGTTCGACCTCTCCGGTGTGTCGCGTCCGGACTTCCCGGTGCTCTCCGGGCTCCTCGATCTGCCCGGCGTCTTCTTCGAGAGCCGGCTGATGCGACCGTCGCACCCCGGGATTACGTTTGCCGACAAGACCCGGCTCATCTTCGTGCAGGCGCCGGAGCGGACGCTCCGCGTTCAAAACGGGGTGCGGGTCCCGGTCGTGACAAACGTCGGGCTCATCATCGTGAACCGGGGCAAGACGATCGTCACCGTCTCGAAAGCAGAAGACCGCTTCTTCGGACCGATCCGGGCGGGCCTCGACGGGAGCGCACTCGCCGGCGTGCCCCTGGACACCCGGGTCCTCTACGGCTCCCTTGATGGGATCAACGAGAACTACGCCCGGATCCTCGCGGAGCTGGAGGCCGAACTGATGCGGCTTGAGGGAACCCCCAACAACGAGATGTCGAAGGACTTCCTTGATACCGTCTTCCAGCTCAAGCGCGTGAGCAGCGTTCTGGCTTCAAGCCTCTTCCACCAGAGGGAGGTGACGACGGTCATCGCGAGGGATCTCCCCTCTACGAAATCGCGGGCAGGAGAGAAGAGCATCTTCGACGCGCTCGCGAACGAGACGGATTATCTGCACGAGAGCGCCGGGAACATCCGGGAGGGGCTCCTCTCCCTGATCGACGTCCACATTAACACCGTCTCCTACGAGATGAACCGGGCGATGCGGGTGATCGCCGTCCTCTCGGCACTCGTGCTGATCCCGACCCTGATCGGGCAGGTGCTCGGGACGAACATCCTCGGCACCCCCTTCAGCCTCT